One genomic window of Halomicrobium sp. LC1Hm includes the following:
- the sod gene encoding superoxide dismutase, with amino-acid sequence MSEHELPPLPYDYDALEPHISEQVLTWHHDTHHQGYVNGWNAAEETLEANREAGDFSSSSGALRNVTHNGSGHVLHDLFWQSMSPTGGDEPSSALADRIEEDFGSYEAWKGEFEAAASAAGGWALLVYDSFSNQLRNVVVDKHDQGALWGSHPILALDVWEHSYYHDYGPARGEFVDNFFEVVDWEEPSQRYEQVVEQFE; translated from the coding sequence ATGAGCGAACACGAACTGCCGCCGCTGCCGTACGACTACGACGCACTCGAACCACACATCAGCGAACAGGTACTGACCTGGCACCACGACACCCACCATCAGGGCTACGTCAACGGCTGGAACGCCGCCGAGGAGACGCTCGAAGCGAACCGCGAGGCGGGCGACTTCTCCTCCTCGTCGGGCGCACTCCGGAACGTCACGCACAACGGCTCCGGACACGTCCTCCACGACCTGTTCTGGCAGTCCATGAGCCCGACCGGCGGCGACGAGCCGTCGAGCGCGCTGGCCGACCGGATCGAGGAGGACTTCGGCTCCTACGAGGCCTGGAAAGGCGAGTTCGAGGCCGCCGCCTCGGCCGCCGGTGGCTGGGCGCTGCTGGTGTACGACTCGTTCAGCAACCAGCTCCGGAACGTCGTCGTCGACAAGCACGACCAGGGCGCACTCTGGGGGAGCCACCCCATCCTCGCACTGGACGTGTGGGAACACTCCTACTACCACGACTACGGGCCGGCCCGCGGCGAGTTCGTCGACAACTTCTTCGAGGTCGTCGACTGGGAAGAACCCAGCCAGCGCTACGAGCAGGTCGTCGAGCAGTTCGAATAG
- a CDS encoding cation-translocating P-type ATPase, with translation MTSKSETAGDGGQDPGETTVRVTVPEMDCPSCAQKVDKSLQRLDGVRETTLQPTTGTAIVTIDTAETSEAEVVGAIESAGYEVSGEPGDSSGGGIEVAPPAEIWRSSRAVKTWIGAAFVTLGLLFEFVLGGQNVALGSVFEFPIHLADGLFLVAIVVSGYPVVRGGYYSAKNRSLDIDLLMGTAIIAATGIGYFVEAATLAVLFSIAELLEDYAMDRARDSLRELMELSPDEATVRRNGDEETVPAEDVAVGETVVVRPGEKIPLDGTIVEGTSAVDESPITGESVPVDKNVGDEVYAGSINAEGYFEFEATSSASESTLSQIIEMVQGAQEKKTEKEQFVDRFAGYYTPTIVVLAILTAALPPLLVEGGATVSVAGLSHTFVGSWQTWFVRGLTLLVIACPCAFVISTPVSVVSGITSAAKNGVLIKGGNHLEAMGGVDAVALDKTGTLTKGELAVTDVVPLGEASETELLRYAAALEQRSEHPIAEAIRERAREAAVGELPAVETFESLTGKGLRAESDGETYYAGKPALFEELGFDLSHAHARPDGGTVVEATDEECDRDDCADLEAGTLSQFEAEGKTVVLVGTATELLGVVAIADEVRPAASRAVERLHELGVEHVVMLTGDNEGTARAIAERVGVDEYRAELLPDEKVDAVESLQASHGEVAMVGDGINDAPALATADVAVAMGAAGTDTALETADIALMGDDIGKLPYLYALSNGANSVIRQNIWASLGVKAVLALGVPLGLVSVALAVVVGDMGMSLGVTGNAMRLSRIDPGRFFDG, from the coding sequence ATGACGAGCAAATCGGAGACGGCGGGAGACGGTGGACAGGACCCCGGTGAGACGACCGTCCGGGTGACCGTCCCCGAGATGGACTGTCCGTCGTGCGCACAGAAGGTCGACAAGAGCCTCCAGCGCCTCGACGGCGTGCGTGAGACGACCCTCCAGCCGACGACCGGAACGGCGATCGTGACCATCGACACGGCCGAGACGAGCGAGGCCGAAGTCGTCGGAGCCATCGAGAGCGCCGGCTACGAGGTCAGCGGAGAGCCGGGCGACTCGTCCGGCGGGGGAATCGAGGTCGCTCCCCCGGCAGAGATCTGGCGGAGTTCACGGGCCGTCAAGACGTGGATCGGAGCCGCGTTCGTGACGCTCGGCCTCCTCTTCGAGTTCGTCCTCGGGGGCCAGAACGTCGCTCTCGGGAGCGTCTTCGAGTTCCCGATCCATCTCGCCGACGGGCTGTTCCTCGTCGCGATCGTCGTCAGTGGCTACCCGGTCGTCCGCGGAGGCTACTACTCGGCGAAAAACAGGAGCCTCGACATCGACCTCCTGATGGGGACGGCGATCATCGCCGCGACGGGGATCGGCTACTTCGTGGAGGCTGCGACGCTCGCGGTCCTGTTCAGCATCGCAGAGCTCCTCGAAGACTACGCGATGGATCGGGCGCGGGACTCGCTGCGTGAACTGATGGAGCTGTCCCCCGACGAGGCGACCGTCCGTCGGAACGGAGACGAGGAGACCGTGCCCGCCGAGGACGTGGCCGTCGGCGAGACGGTCGTCGTCCGCCCGGGCGAGAAGATCCCACTCGACGGCACGATCGTCGAGGGCACCAGCGCGGTCGACGAATCGCCGATCACCGGCGAGAGCGTCCCTGTCGACAAGAACGTCGGCGACGAGGTGTACGCCGGCAGCATCAACGCGGAGGGGTACTTCGAGTTCGAGGCCACGTCGTCGGCCTCGGAATCGACGCTCTCCCAGATCATCGAGATGGTCCAGGGCGCACAGGAGAAAAAGACCGAGAAAGAGCAGTTCGTCGACCGGTTTGCCGGCTACTACACGCCGACGATCGTCGTGCTGGCGATCCTGACGGCCGCGCTCCCGCCGTTGCTCGTCGAGGGCGGTGCGACCGTCAGTGTCGCCGGGCTCAGCCACACGTTCGTCGGGAGCTGGCAGACCTGGTTCGTCCGCGGGCTGACGCTGCTGGTCATCGCGTGCCCGTGCGCGTTCGTCATCTCGACGCCCGTCTCCGTCGTCTCGGGGATCACGAGCGCCGCCAAGAACGGCGTCCTCATCAAGGGCGGCAACCACCTCGAAGCGATGGGCGGCGTCGACGCCGTCGCCCTCGACAAGACCGGGACGCTCACGAAGGGCGAACTCGCCGTCACCGACGTGGTTCCCCTCGGCGAGGCGAGCGAGACGGAGCTGCTCCGGTACGCCGCCGCCCTCGAACAGCGCAGCGAGCACCCCATCGCCGAGGCGATCCGCGAGCGCGCCCGGGAAGCGGCAGTCGGCGAGCTACCCGCCGTCGAGACGTTCGAGAGCCTCACCGGGAAGGGGCTCCGCGCGGAGAGCGACGGCGAGACGTACTACGCCGGCAAGCCGGCGCTGTTCGAGGAGCTGGGCTTCGATCTGTCACACGCCCACGCTCGGCCCGACGGCGGCACCGTCGTCGAGGCGACCGACGAGGAGTGTGACCGGGACGACTGTGCCGACCTCGAAGCCGGCACGCTCTCGCAGTTCGAAGCGGAGGGCAAGACGGTCGTCCTCGTCGGCACGGCCACCGAACTGCTCGGCGTCGTCGCCATCGCCGACGAGGTTCGCCCGGCGGCCTCACGAGCGGTCGAGCGGCTACACGAACTCGGCGTCGAACACGTCGTGATGCTCACCGGCGACAACGAGGGGACCGCCCGCGCGATCGCCGAGCGCGTCGGGGTCGACGAGTACCGCGCCGAGCTGCTGCCCGACGAGAAGGTCGACGCCGTCGAGTCCTTACAGGCCAGTCACGGCGAGGTGGCCATGGTCGGCGACGGGATCAACGACGCGCCCGCGCTGGCGACCGCCGACGTCGCGGTTGCGATGGGGGCTGCGGGGACCGACACCGCTCTCGAAACGGCCGACATCGCGCTGATGGGGGACGACATCGGGAAGCTCCCGTATCTGTATGCGTTGTCGAACGGAGCAAACAGCGTCATCCGACAGAACATCTGGGCGAGTCTGGGCGTGAAAGCGGTGCTGGCGCTCGGAGTACCCCTGGGACTGGTCAGCGTCGCGCTGGCGGTCGTCGTCGGTGACATGGGGATGAGCCTCGGCGTGACCGGGAACGCGATGCGACTGTCCCGGATCGATCCGGGTCGGTTCTTCGACGGTTGA
- a CDS encoding helix-turn-helix domain-containing protein, whose protein sequence is MRELVFALEYEPGCNRVADTLADHPGARIRSLSLHATADRLWRVDHATGSPEALSALENAFLDADYYADCLATDHCGATQTTQVLDHDDDTLVFYSNWERTPDCDSVPHIARDHLGNGVLFETRHESRHYTWRIIHSGAGDVTTFFDALEAAVGDCARTEMLRTAETSTEGKTSGSGSLSAEQEAALRAAVEHGYYESPREVDVGELATHLDVPRSTLTYRLRRAEERLAKQYVADEQLMGELASYD, encoded by the coding sequence ATGCGCGAACTCGTCTTCGCTCTGGAGTACGAACCCGGCTGCAACAGGGTGGCCGACACGCTCGCCGACCACCCCGGGGCCCGGATTCGGTCGCTCTCGCTGCACGCGACCGCGGATCGGCTCTGGCGAGTCGACCACGCCACCGGATCGCCCGAGGCGCTGAGCGCCCTCGAAAATGCCTTTCTGGACGCGGACTACTACGCGGACTGTCTGGCGACCGACCACTGTGGCGCGACCCAGACGACGCAGGTGCTCGATCACGACGACGACACGCTCGTGTTCTACTCGAACTGGGAGCGGACGCCGGACTGTGACTCCGTGCCCCACATCGCGCGCGACCACCTCGGCAACGGCGTCCTCTTCGAGACGCGCCACGAGAGTCGCCACTACACCTGGCGGATCATACACTCGGGAGCGGGTGACGTCACGACCTTCTTCGACGCGCTCGAAGCGGCGGTCGGGGACTGCGCTCGGACGGAGATGCTCCGGACGGCAGAAACGTCGACGGAGGGTAAGACGAGCGGTTCGGGGTCGCTCTCGGCCGAACAGGAGGCCGCGCTCCGGGCCGCCGTCGAACACGGCTACTACGAATCGCCACGCGAGGTCGACGTGGGCGAACTCGCCACCCACCTGGACGTGCCGCGGTCGACGCTCACCTACCGGCTGCGACGGGCCGAAGAGCGACTGGCAAAGCAGTACGTGGCCGACGAGCAGCTGATGGGTGAGCTGGCGAGCTACGACTGA
- a CDS encoding winged helix-turn-helix domain-containing protein, with the protein MTAANTDEPIENSHEPAFGDDAIEAVAFLARSEHRLRVLALLDDGVHSRTALGEHTGVSRVTLSRILNDLADRTLIEHDPTENTYALTGFGELVYADFARLLGTVSVGQAVPDVVDRLPTEWFDFELRCLSESTLVAPDSDDPLAAARVVANAVQDASSFHALLGTFISLPMYTFEDAVRSGDPPDGVVLFDANLTETMVDDADLRNRWRHIEAEIGSTVYYTVDDPVPCSIDLIDGDTVFLTVDREQHSGFDILRCTHPAVVRWARETIERQLADATPLDRCLSTRS; encoded by the coding sequence ATGACGGCGGCAAACACGGACGAACCGATCGAAAACAGTCACGAACCGGCATTCGGTGACGACGCGATCGAGGCGGTGGCGTTCCTGGCCCGCTCGGAGCATCGGCTTCGCGTTCTCGCACTGCTCGACGACGGCGTCCACTCGCGTACCGCGCTCGGCGAGCACACGGGCGTCTCGCGTGTCACGCTCAGTCGCATCCTCAACGACCTCGCCGACCGTACGCTGATCGAGCACGATCCGACGGAAAACACGTACGCACTGACCGGCTTCGGCGAACTCGTCTACGCGGACTTCGCTCGCCTCCTGGGCACTGTCTCCGTCGGGCAGGCGGTTCCCGACGTCGTCGATCGACTGCCCACGGAGTGGTTCGACTTCGAGCTTCGGTGTCTCAGCGAGAGCACGCTGGTGGCCCCCGACAGCGACGACCCGCTCGCTGCCGCGAGGGTCGTCGCCAACGCCGTCCAGGACGCTTCGAGCTTTCACGCGCTGCTCGGGACGTTCATCTCGCTGCCGATGTACACGTTCGAGGACGCAGTTCGATCCGGCGACCCGCCCGACGGTGTGGTCCTGTTCGACGCGAACCTGACGGAGACGATGGTCGACGACGCCGACCTCCGAAATCGCTGGCGACACATCGAAGCCGAGATCGGTTCGACCGTCTATTACACGGTCGACGACCCCGTTCCCTGTAGCATCGACCTCATCGACGGCGACACGGTGTTTCTGACCGTCGACCGCGAACAGCACAGCGGCTTCGACATTCTTCGCTGTACCCATCCGGCAGTCGTTCGCTGGGCCCGAGAGACGATCGAGAGACAACTGGCGGACGCGACCCCGCTCGATCGGTGTCTCTCTACACGATCCTGA